Within the Candidatus Woesearchaeota archaeon genome, the region ATTAGTAAAAGCATTCGCCATGAGGTGTTCAAAAGAGATAATTATAAATGTGTTGAATGTGGTGCATCTAAAGAGAATATTGGGTTACATATTGATCATATTCTTCCTATTAGCCAAGGGGGCAGTGATGAATTAGATAATTTGCAGACGCTATGTGAAACATGTAATATTGCTAAAAGCAACCGTAAATGGAAAACAAACATTAAAGTATAAATGTAAATTAAAGGGATAAAAATTTTGATGTGAGGCGACCAGATATGAAAAAAGAGAATAAAAAGAAGGAAATTGATGAAGAGAAAGAGGAAACCATAAAAAGGGGTGTAAAAGCCTATCACACCCTTAAACATTGGCGGGAGACGGGGGAGTTACTTTTATAACTCTCCTATCTCATAGATGTGTAAGTGTAAAAAAGGAGGGAATAAAATTGAATGATGAATATTTATTGATGTGCCATGATGCTTACAAATATTTATCGTATTACGATAAACCCGGTGTAGATAATCTATATTGTGACTATACTGGAGTATATTTAAAGCAATGGAATGAAAGTGGTGCTTCTTCCGAGAAAAATTGGAGATTTAAAAAAATAAAAGAGGAGTGGAAAAACGAGAATCCATTCCGTGTTTGGAGACAGGAAGACCTGCAATACATACTGGCAACAGTTCAAATGATTGATAGTGAACTTGATCTTATTAAAGCAATATGTACTTGGAGCAATAACACAATGGAATGGATAGACTTCCTTGATTTTAATTTAAATCAGTATTGGTTGGCTTTTGTTATGCATATCATTTACAGTATGGTTTGGGATGGTAAAACATGGGTAAGGAGTGAATGATAAACATGATTGAAAAAATTGAAATACCTTTATATGACGGTATGGATTACAATAAAGAACTTAAATTAATAGTAAGTGAATTTGCAGGGCGAATGTATTTAAATGTTTATAAAAAAGATGATTGTGAAGA harbors:
- a CDS encoding HNH endonuclease codes for the protein MFKKNSLKSKNKKRGRISKSIRHEVFKRDNYKCVECGASKENIGLHIDHILPISQGGSDELDNLQTLCETCNIAKSNRKWKTNIKV